A stretch of the Thalassotalea euphylliae genome encodes the following:
- a CDS encoding PAS domain S-box protein yields MLVWLFTSSTIIADEVTSHSAQLNVQRPQAAFEPSASSADDLLPANNSSETNVTHNAHQDSTVFWVMALFCGIAVAIIVWLLFAHRRTQQSLIHANLSLEQQVALRTTELLDNERNFRGLFDSSHVALMVMIQHKMVDCNQAALTLYGIDDKEQLASVFPFGVSPEFQPDGSSSQEIVDINIAKAKETGFSSFEWEHIRFGNQRFYCEVNLQPIDWQKQAGILCTVRDITAKKLADRLNRKNDIRLKVAAEAAELADWEWTPSLKRLSGSEMLAKIVGIKPGRIDVNKALYPLVNRKDLASALRKLKRFRSGDDIFCKFEVRLKHTGDSDYRWIATTLRKAASHTYQLVGVSQDITRFKSAEQLATDNQKRLNIVLNGANAGMWTWDGEKNTFTTNETWTQVLGYEPRQLNLSLGEDVEKWVELIHVDNRDEVQQLFNDYIDNKADELRVECKMKTRQGEWRWFLVNGSALTRNEKNKALKISGLIVDITKAKSMQLQLESSREIAEQVAKEREIIINTIPGIVYTCRLDENWSMLFMSDMTEQLLQIPPIKFLSGEVSFASIIHPDDNDRITKAVYDAVARHQPYTVEYRLFRADGEQRWVYESGQASYDCDGRPKVLHGTIIDITDRKESEELFHALIESAPECMMVINQKREIVLVNALAQELFGYSEKEFLGRSIDMLIPEKIRPIHQVHVEKYMDNPSVRDMGANMSLAALHAKGFEFPVEISLSPLNTGEDMLICASIRDISERKLAEQQLLSAKDTAEQATRAKSDFLANMSHEIRTPMNAIIGMSHLALQQPLPTKAQNYIQKVELSAQSLLGIINDILDFSKIEAGKLDIEQVDFSLNEVIDHFSNTFALKAAQKNIELLIDLPRNTPTNLVGDPLRLKQILINLGSNAIKFTDSGEIKLKVSSELLPKSNANGASVDSLSLKFTVSDTGIGMTDEQQNRLFRAFSQADSSTTRKYGGTGLGLTITKNLVELMGGKISVSSKSLEGTTFEFNCTFKLSDKTLDEKIVVPAHLSQLRVLVVDDNESAREILSEMLNQLGFQAQAVDSGQQALVLINDKKTLFDLIYVDWVMPKMDGLAFVKALSEQPRANKLPKLVMMTAYDIQDMAEKAQQRSISYDASLTKPTSPSHLYESILEAFSHHQEEAVDTEQLQQSSVETVQQWPELSGKRILLVEDNEFNQELAKDLLTGEGIIVDLAENGQIALNKLKPDIYDAILMDCQMPVMDGYTATSHIRKNTAYDQLPIIAMTANVMQRDVERTLAVGMNAHIGKPIEVRALFSTLAQCIFPTKIATHSATEQLTQDNEQITVKSAIAKDMNGQQNAPLPIIAGVNCKQGLATVAGDLKLYHKLLHRFIDGYHNFLEDYQQADLETKVRIAHSLKGTSANIGASEVQQLAAQLEQDLSADVDTKALSLLATKLANSLSHALTSITEYLDLIDQADAYQQPENQPDTPTKQTITLSDVEITTMLQEIIDLAEDFDSEAVDKLAALIMKIGDSPIRPQLEQANQQLSSYDFEATAAILKSIV; encoded by the coding sequence ATGCTTGTTTGGCTATTTACCAGCTCAACCATTATCGCTGATGAAGTAACGAGTCATTCAGCCCAGCTCAATGTACAGAGACCACAAGCAGCATTTGAGCCTTCAGCATCATCTGCAGACGATCTTTTACCCGCTAATAACAGTTCAGAAACTAACGTTACACATAATGCCCACCAAGACTCTACTGTGTTCTGGGTAATGGCACTTTTCTGCGGCATTGCTGTAGCGATTATTGTTTGGCTACTTTTCGCCCATAGACGAACACAGCAATCGTTAATCCATGCCAATTTGTCGCTTGAGCAACAAGTCGCACTTCGCACAACTGAATTGCTCGACAACGAGCGAAACTTTCGCGGCCTGTTTGATTCTTCCCACGTCGCATTGATGGTCATGATCCAACACAAAATGGTTGACTGTAACCAAGCGGCACTTACCCTTTACGGCATTGATGACAAAGAGCAGCTTGCCAGTGTATTTCCGTTTGGCGTTTCTCCAGAGTTCCAACCTGACGGTTCAAGCTCGCAAGAGATAGTCGATATCAATATTGCCAAAGCCAAAGAAACGGGCTTTAGTTCGTTTGAGTGGGAGCATATTCGCTTTGGTAACCAAAGATTTTATTGTGAAGTAAACCTGCAACCTATCGACTGGCAGAAACAGGCAGGTATTTTATGTACCGTACGCGATATTACTGCCAAAAAACTTGCCGACAGGTTAAACCGTAAAAATGACATTCGCCTAAAAGTTGCGGCAGAGGCGGCGGAACTCGCAGATTGGGAGTGGACACCTTCGCTTAAGCGCCTTAGTGGATCAGAAATGCTCGCGAAAATCGTAGGGATAAAACCTGGCCGTATTGACGTTAACAAAGCGCTATACCCGCTCGTTAATCGAAAAGACCTTGCGAGCGCACTGCGCAAGCTTAAACGCTTTAGATCAGGCGATGATATTTTTTGTAAATTTGAAGTAAGGCTTAAACATACTGGGGACTCAGACTATCGCTGGATTGCCACAACACTGCGCAAAGCCGCATCGCATACCTACCAACTGGTTGGGGTTAGCCAAGATATCACCCGCTTTAAATCTGCCGAGCAACTAGCGACAGATAATCAAAAACGATTGAACATCGTACTTAATGGTGCCAACGCAGGTATGTGGACTTGGGATGGCGAAAAAAACACCTTCACAACCAACGAAACTTGGACCCAAGTGCTTGGTTATGAGCCTCGCCAGCTTAATTTGTCTTTAGGGGAAGATGTTGAAAAATGGGTGGAATTAATCCACGTTGATAACCGCGATGAAGTACAGCAATTATTCAACGATTATATCGACAATAAGGCTGATGAACTGCGTGTTGAATGCAAGATGAAAACACGACAAGGCGAATGGCGCTGGTTTCTGGTTAATGGCAGTGCGCTTACTCGAAATGAAAAAAACAAAGCGCTAAAAATCTCTGGGTTAATTGTTGATATTACTAAAGCAAAATCAATGCAATTACAGCTTGAGTCTTCGCGCGAGATTGCCGAGCAAGTCGCAAAAGAACGGGAGATTATCATCAATACCATTCCTGGTATTGTTTACACCTGCCGCCTTGACGAAAACTGGAGTATGTTGTTTATGAGCGACATGACTGAACAGCTACTCCAAATTCCTCCTATCAAATTTTTATCTGGCGAAGTCAGTTTTGCCAGTATTATCCACCCTGATGACAACGACAGAATCACAAAAGCTGTGTACGACGCTGTTGCTCGCCATCAGCCGTATACCGTTGAATATCGATTATTTCGCGCAGATGGCGAACAGCGCTGGGTCTATGAAAGTGGTCAAGCATCGTATGATTGTGACGGGCGACCCAAAGTATTACATGGCACCATTATCGACATAACTGATCGCAAAGAGTCAGAAGAGCTGTTTCACGCGCTGATTGAGTCGGCACCAGAGTGCATGATGGTCATCAACCAAAAACGAGAAATTGTACTGGTGAATGCACTCGCACAAGAACTGTTTGGCTATTCAGAAAAAGAGTTTTTGGGTCGTTCTATTGATATGTTGATCCCCGAAAAAATCAGGCCAATACATCAAGTTCACGTTGAAAAGTACATGGATAACCCGTCGGTACGTGATATGGGCGCAAATATGTCGCTTGCCGCGCTGCATGCCAAAGGCTTCGAATTCCCGGTTGAAATTAGTTTAAGCCCGCTAAACACTGGGGAAGATATGCTGATTTGTGCCTCCATTCGTGACATTTCTGAGCGTAAGCTTGCCGAGCAGCAGCTGCTCAGTGCCAAAGATACCGCCGAACAAGCGACGCGTGCTAAGTCAGATTTTCTTGCTAATATGTCTCACGAAATTCGTACACCAATGAATGCCATTATTGGCATGTCCCATTTGGCATTGCAGCAACCACTGCCCACCAAAGCGCAAAATTATATTCAAAAAGTGGAGCTAAGCGCGCAGTCACTATTGGGCATCATTAACGACATACTAGATTTCTCGAAAATTGAAGCTGGTAAGCTGGATATTGAACAAGTGGACTTTAGTTTAAATGAAGTTATCGACCACTTTAGCAATACCTTTGCCCTAAAAGCTGCGCAAAAGAACATCGAACTGCTTATTGATTTACCACGCAATACGCCAACTAACTTAGTTGGCGATCCGCTCAGGTTAAAGCAAATTCTGATCAACCTAGGTAGCAACGCGATTAAATTTACCGACAGTGGTGAAATTAAGCTAAAAGTCAGCAGTGAATTGCTGCCCAAAAGTAATGCTAATGGCGCATCGGTTGACTCACTTTCGCTTAAATTTACTGTTTCAGATACCGGCATAGGAATGACTGACGAGCAGCAAAACCGATTATTTCGTGCGTTCTCACAAGCCGATAGCTCTACCACTCGTAAATACGGCGGTACAGGTTTAGGGTTAACCATTACTAAGAACCTAGTAGAGTTGATGGGTGGTAAAATCTCGGTAAGCAGTAAAAGCCTTGAAGGCACGACATTTGAATTCAACTGCACATTCAAGTTAAGTGACAAAACGTTAGATGAGAAAATTGTTGTTCCTGCACATTTATCTCAGTTACGCGTATTGGTTGTCGATGACAACGAAAGTGCTCGGGAAATACTGTCAGAAATGCTCAACCAACTAGGGTTTCAGGCACAAGCCGTGGACTCTGGACAGCAAGCACTCGTCTTAATCAATGATAAAAAAACCTTGTTTGACCTCATTTATGTTGATTGGGTTATGCCCAAAATGGATGGTTTAGCTTTTGTTAAAGCATTATCTGAACAACCAAGAGCAAATAAGTTACCCAAACTGGTGATGATGACGGCGTACGATATTCAAGATATGGCGGAAAAAGCGCAACAGCGCTCGATAAGCTATGACGCATCCTTAACTAAGCCGACGAGCCCAAGCCATTTGTACGAGAGCATTTTGGAAGCATTTAGCCATCACCAAGAAGAAGCGGTTGACACTGAGCAGCTGCAACAAAGCTCGGTAGAAACCGTGCAGCAATGGCCTGAACTTTCAGGTAAACGAATTCTGCTAGTTGAAGACAATGAATTTAACCAAGAATTAGCAAAAGATTTACTGACTGGCGAGGGCATTATTGTTGACCTTGCTGAAAATGGCCAAATCGCATTGAACAAACTTAAACCCGACATTTATGATGCTATTTTAATGGATTGCCAAATGCCGGTAATGGATGGCTATACTGCGACCAGTCATATCCGCAAAAATACTGCATACGACCAACTTCCGATTATCGCCATGACCGCAAACGTCATGCAGCGCGATGTTGAACGCACTTTAGCGGTGGGTATGAATGCACACATTGGCAAGCCAATTGAAGTGCGTGCGCTGTTTAGCACATTAGCTCAATGTATTTTCCCAACTAAAATAGCGACTCATTCGGCGACAGAGCAACTGACGCAGGATAATGAGCAAATAACTGTGAAAAGCGCAATCGCAAAAGACATGAACGGCCAACAAAACGCGCCACTACCAATAATTGCAGGCGTTAATTGTAAACAAGGGCTAGCCACTGTTGCTGGCGATCTCAAGCTCTATCATAAATTACTGCATCGATTTATTGACGGCTACCATAACTTTCTAGAAGATTATCAACAGGCCGACCTTGAAACAAAGGTCCGTATTGCTCACAGTTTAAAAGGCACCTCGGCTAACATCGGTGCCAGTGAGGTGCAACAACTAGCAGCGCAATTAGAACAAGACCTAAGCGCCGATGTAGACACCAAGGCGTTATCCCTACTCGCGACTAAACTTGCCAATAGTCTATCTCACGCTTTGACCTCAATCACTGAATACCTTGACCTGATTGATCAAGCAGATGCATATCAGCAGCCTGAAAACCAACCTGATACACCAACTAAACAAACGATCACGCTTTCAGACGTTGAAATAACTACCATGCTGCAAGAGATCATTGATCTGGCTGAGGATTTTGATAGTGAAGCGGTCGATAAATTAGCAGCGCTGATAATGAAAATTGGTGACAGCCCAATACGTCCACAATTAGAACAAGCTAATCAACAACTCAGCAGTTATGATTTTGAAGCAACAGCTGCCATCTTAAAATCCATTGTTTAA